The Desulfonatronum lacustre DSM 10312 region GGTCTAGCCACGGTCTGCCGGAGCGCCCGGTGTCCGAACATCGGGGAATGCTTTTCCAGCGGGACGGCTACGTTTTTGATCCTGGGCGACGTCTGCACCCGGTCCTGTGCGTTTTGCAACATCCCCTCCGGCCAGCCCGGCCCGGTGGCCGGGGACGAGCCGTTCCGGGTCAGCCGGGCCGTGGCCCGGATGGGCCTGCGCTACGCGGTGATCACCTCCGTGACCCGCGACGACCTGCCTGACGGCGGAGCCGATCACTTTGCGCGGGTGGTCCGGCAACTCAAGGCCGAACTTCCCGGACTGGCCGTGGAAGTGCTGATCCCGGATTTTCAGGGCAGCCGGGCCGCTTTGGAAACCGTGCTGGAATCCGGGGTGGACGTGCTCAACCACAACCTGGAAACCGTGCCGGATCTGTACCCCCTGGTTCGTCCCCAAGCCGGATACGCCCGCAGCCTGGAACTCTTGGCCCGGAGCCGGGATTGGGCTAAAATCCGAAACCAGGTCGTGCACACCAAGAGCGGCCTGATGCTCGGGCTGGGCGAGACCCGTGAGCAGCTGCGTCGGGTTTTCGCCGACCTGGCCGCCGCGGGATGCGCCATCCTGACCATGGGCCAGTACTTGGCCCCGTCCGTGGCTCATCACCCGGTGATCCGCTATCTGCCCCCCGAGGAGTTCACCGAGTTGGCCGAACTGGCCAGGGCCGAGGGCATCGGTACGGTCTTTTCCGCTCCGCTGGTGCGCAGCAGCTACCACGCCTCGGAGGTGGCCCACGCGACATGCGCTTCAATGGCCAAATCGTGACCTCAGCTTCAATCCCAGCTTCAACCTCAGCCTGAATCCGGAACGCCGCTCCATGAAAACACACGCCGTTTCCCCGTTCCTTGTCGGTCTGCCCCAGATTTCCATTCCCACCGATCCGGCCCAGAGCCTGGCCAAGGCCGAAGAGTTCGTGCATCAGGCCGCCCGCCAGGGTGCGCAAGTGGTCTGCCTGCCGGAGTTGTTCCGGTCGCCGTATTTCTGCCAGCACGAGGATCCGGAGTTCTTCGCCCTGGCCGAATCCATCCCCGGCCCATCCACCGAGGCCTTGGGCCGCGCGGCCAGGGAGGAAGGGGTCGTGGTCCTGGCCTCCCTGTTTGAGCGCCGCGGGCCCGGGGTCTATCACAACACCCTGGCGATCATCGACGCGGACGGGTCGCTGCTCGGCGTGTACCGCAAGATGCACATCCCGGACGATCCGGGCTATTACGAAAAATATTTCTTCGCTCCCGGCGACACCGGGTTCAGGGCCTTCGACACCCGCTTCGGCCGTATCGGCGGTCTGGTCTGCTGGGACCAGTGGTACCCGGAAGCGGCCCGGCTCACGGCCTTGCGCGGGGCCCTGGCCCTGTTCTACCCCACGGCCATCGGCTGGCATCCCGAGGAAAAGGACCGCTTCGGAGCGGAACAGCAGGATGCCTGGGTCACGGTGCAGCGGGGG contains the following coding sequences:
- a CDS encoding carbon-nitrogen hydrolase, which gives rise to MKTHAVSPFLVGLPQISIPTDPAQSLAKAEEFVHQAARQGAQVVCLPELFRSPYFCQHEDPEFFALAESIPGPSTEALGRAAREEGVVVLASLFERRGPGVYHNTLAIIDADGSLLGVYRKMHIPDDPGYYEKYFFAPGDTGFRAFDTRFGRIGGLVCWDQWYPEAARLTALRGALALFYPTAIGWHPEEKDRFGAEQQDAWVTVQRGHAVANGVYVAVVNRVGHEIPPGGGPGIEFWGNSFVAGPMGELLCRASTDKEEILLAEIDPARLETVRQHWPFFRDRRIDAYGGIASRYLGDEA
- the lipA gene encoding lipoyl synthase, producing MQTTTSSTVATPIAQRKPPWLRRPLPQDRRFSQLSEDLRGLGLATVCRSARCPNIGECFSSGTATFLILGDVCTRSCAFCNIPSGQPGPVAGDEPFRVSRAVARMGLRYAVITSVTRDDLPDGGADHFARVVRQLKAELPGLAVEVLIPDFQGSRAALETVLESGVDVLNHNLETVPDLYPLVRPQAGYARSLELLARSRDWAKIRNQVVHTKSGLMLGLGETREQLRRVFADLAAAGCAILTMGQYLAPSVAHHPVIRYLPPEEFTELAELARAEGIGTVFSAPLVRSSYHASEVAHATCASMAKS